CCACGGTCAGGTGCGGAAAGAGGGCATAGTTCTGGAACACCACCCCGATGTTGCGGCGGTGCGCCGCAACGCGGGTGAGATCCGTTCCATCGATGGTGATACTGCCGTCGTCGCAGGGGGTCAGGCCCGCGATCAGCCGCAGCAAGGTGGTCTTGCCGCAACCCGATGGGCCCAGCAACGAGAGAAACTCGCCCGAGGCCACCGACAGATCGAGTCCGTCGACGACCGTCTGGCCGCCGTAGCGCTTGGTGACGCCAGCCAGGTGCAGGGCGCTCATAGCGCCATCTCGCGGTCCCAGCGTTCAACCCAGCCCTTGCGTTGCTCGCTGATGTAGCTCCAGTCGGGAACGAACACCTCGCCCTTGGGGACGCCTGCGGGCGCGGCCACGGTCGTATTGGCGGGCAAGGCCAGCGAGATGTCCGCGATCTGCTTTTGCCAGGCGCCCAGCATGGCCTCGATGAATGCGTCGGCGAGTTCGGATTCCGGGCCGCCCTTGACCTTGGCGATACCGGTGGGCATGGCCATGCCGCCTTCCTTGGGCAGCACCAGGTCGATCGGCGCGCCCTTGGCTTTGCGCTCGAAGGCATTGAAGCCGATCATGCCGCCGATGGCGGTGGCTTCCCCTTGCTCCAGCAGATTGAGGGCCTGCGGCAATTGCGTGTAGACGGTCAGCAGGTTCGGCTTGAGCGCCTTGAGCTTGCGGAAGGCGGCGTCGGGCTCGTACTGGGCATCCTTCATCGACTTGCCGGATTCGAGCGCGGCGGCGACGAGGAACATCGCCAGGCCTTCGGTGTTCTGCAGCGAGGGGATGATCAGCTTGCCCTTGTAGGCGGGCGTCCACAGGTCGGCATAGCTGGGGACCTGGCGGACTTGCGCGGTGTTGATCGCCACGCCGGTGGTCGACTGCATGTAATTGGCCCACATGCCGTCCATGTGCACGGTCCCTGGCTTGAGCTTGGCCAGGCTGGGCACCTGGGCGGCCGTGATCTTCTCCAGCACGCCTTCCTTGATGGCCTGGATCATCACCGGGTCATCCATCAAGACCACGGACATGTACTGATGGCCTTTGTTGTTGACCATCTTTTCCAGGTTGACCAGCGAACGCGTGCCTTCGAACAGCACCTTGCAGCCGGTCTGTTTCTCGAACACCGGTATCAGTGGATCGAGAAACGCCTTGTGGCTGCCGGCCCCGCCGACCACGAGTTCCTTGCCCTTGTTTTGTGCATGCGCCCAAAGTGGTGCGGCCGCCAGCGGGGCCGCGAGCAGGCCCTTGATGATGCTCCTGCGTTTGACGCTTGATACCGATTTCATTGCGGTTCCCCTTGCCGAGCGACGCTTTGGTCGTGGTGATTTGGACGGTAGGAGCCGGTTTTTCCTAGCTCCAAAATAGTGCACAATCCTTGGATGATTGTGCACATAGTCATCTAGGAAGCAAAAGGGATGCCAAGTTCGTCATGAAAAACGCCCCGACCCGCGATTTCGCGGAGAACGGGGCGTTTGACTGCCGGTGGAATGCATTGCGAATGCCGCCGGTACGCAGATAGCACTTCGTCAGCGTGGATCGTCGACACTTTGCGCTGCCGGTCGGGGCAAGGCTAACTTCAGAGGCATTGTGGCGATTCTAGAGAGCTCC
This genomic interval from Bordetella genomosp. 8 contains the following:
- a CDS encoding ABC transporter substrate-binding protein, which codes for MKSVSSVKRRSIIKGLLAAPLAAAPLWAHAQNKGKELVVGGAGSHKAFLDPLIPVFEKQTGCKVLFEGTRSLVNLEKMVNNKGHQYMSVVLMDDPVMIQAIKEGVLEKITAAQVPSLAKLKPGTVHMDGMWANYMQSTTGVAINTAQVRQVPSYADLWTPAYKGKLIIPSLQNTEGLAMFLVAAALESGKSMKDAQYEPDAAFRKLKALKPNLLTVYTQLPQALNLLEQGEATAIGGMIGFNAFERKAKGAPIDLVLPKEGGMAMPTGIAKVKGGPESELADAFIEAMLGAWQKQIADISLALPANTTVAAPAGVPKGEVFVPDWSYISEQRKGWVERWDREMAL